One window from the genome of Synergistetes bacterium HGW-Synergistetes-1 encodes:
- the glmM gene encoding phosphoglucosamine mutase, with product MFGTDGVRDIANRGMMKPESAMKLGRAFTLFLLKRGNSKPKIVVGRDTRYSGHMIEYALCAGITSAGGDVYTIGEIPTPGVSYSVAAGDFDGGAVISASHNPAEYNGIKFLDGEGFKLSDDEELEIESLFDVKEEIERPIHGSIGRITNAPGLTDDYLKFLIGIMDKVENREYSIVIDAANGAASALVEPLFKNWKGKVSIFANEPDGLNINLGVGVTNMGFLREKTINKKADIGIAYDGDTDRVLMCDGKGRIIDGDIMLWVIGRWLSMKGTLGSGVVATVMSNMVLEDLLRKDGIKVFRCGVGDRYVLDTMRKKKSRVGGEQSGHLIALDFANTGDGLCSGLLFLRAISDLGEDISTLSDRFDRYPQVLRNLRIENKDLILGSSRLKKAEKIAMNELKGKGRMLLRPSGTEPLIRIFVESRNHDLMNATADMLENTILEIACTGGN from the coding sequence ATGTTTGGCACAGACGGTGTCAGGGATATCGCAAACAGGGGGATGATGAAACCTGAATCGGCCATGAAACTGGGAAGAGCATTTACGCTTTTTCTTTTAAAAAGGGGCAATTCTAAGCCTAAGATCGTTGTTGGCAGAGACACCCGCTATTCCGGACACATGATCGAATATGCGCTGTGTGCAGGAATAACATCAGCAGGAGGGGATGTTTATACAATAGGCGAGATCCCGACTCCAGGGGTAAGTTATTCCGTCGCGGCTGGCGATTTTGACGGAGGGGCTGTCATAAGTGCTTCCCATAACCCGGCAGAGTATAACGGCATTAAATTTCTTGACGGAGAAGGTTTCAAGCTATCTGACGATGAGGAACTGGAAATAGAATCTCTTTTCGATGTGAAAGAAGAAATAGAGAGGCCGATCCATGGGAGCATAGGCAGGATCACCAACGCCCCCGGCCTAACGGATGATTACCTGAAATTTCTCATTGGAATTATGGATAAGGTTGAAAACAGGGAATATTCGATCGTGATCGATGCTGCCAACGGTGCCGCTTCAGCGCTGGTGGAACCATTGTTCAAGAATTGGAAGGGCAAAGTCTCGATTTTCGCTAACGAACCTGATGGTTTAAATATAAATTTGGGTGTTGGGGTCACAAATATGGGTTTTCTCAGGGAAAAGACTATAAATAAAAAGGCAGACATAGGTATAGCTTACGATGGCGACACAGACAGAGTGCTGATGTGCGACGGAAAGGGCAGGATCATCGATGGTGACATCATGCTCTGGGTGATAGGACGCTGGCTTTCAATGAAGGGGACTCTTGGTTCCGGTGTTGTAGCTACCGTTATGAGCAACATGGTTCTTGAGGATCTGCTCAGGAAAGACGGGATAAAGGTTTTCAGGTGCGGTGTAGGAGACAGATATGTCCTTGACACTATGCGTAAGAAAAAAAGCCGAGTTGGTGGGGAACAGTCCGGTCACCTGATCGCTCTTGACTTTGCAAACACCGGAGATGGATTATGTTCAGGCCTCTTGTTTCTAAGAGCGATCTCTGATCTGGGTGAAGACATATCCACGCTCTCTGACCGATTTGACAGATACCCGCAGGTACTCAGAAATCTCAGGATTGAAAACAAAGATTTAATTTTGGGCAGTTCCAGGCTTAAGAAAGCTGAAAAAATTGCGATGAATGAGCTTAAAGGAAAAGGAAGGATGCTCCTGCGGCCATCAGGCACCGAACCGCTGATAAGAATATTTGTTGAGTCGAGGAACCACGATCTAATGAATGCTACAGCAGACATGCTTGAAAATACTATACTTGAAATAGCATGTACAGGGGGTAATTAA
- a CDS encoding ribose-phosphate pyrophosphokinase (catalyzes the formation of 5-phospho-alpha-D-ribose 1-phosphate from D-ribose 5-phosphate and ATP), whose translation MSAGLREVKIFSGSAHQQFAESICMNLGVPLSASKLFRFSDGEIGVSIEESVRGADVYVVQPTCEPANEHLMELLIIVDALRRASVYRVNLVMPYFGYARQDRKTRSREPITSKLIANLLEKAGADRVISADLHAGQIQGFFDIPVDHLTGVPLLASYFHRTLKKEVDQGLVTVVSPDIGGVVRARKFAEQIGNAELAIVDKRRSHEVTNVCEVMEIIGNIEGRTAILVDDIIDTAGTMVKAAEALRERGAKEIYACATHGVLSGPAIDRLKASLIKEVVVTDTIPLKEEKKFDRLTVLPIAPLFAEALRRIHSEHSVSILFR comes from the coding sequence ATGTCTGCAGGTTTAAGGGAAGTCAAAATTTTTTCGGGGAGTGCTCATCAGCAGTTTGCTGAAAGCATATGCATGAATCTCGGTGTTCCCCTTTCAGCGTCTAAACTGTTCAGGTTTTCTGACGGTGAGATAGGCGTTTCGATAGAAGAAAGTGTCAGGGGAGCCGACGTATATGTTGTGCAGCCGACTTGTGAACCTGCCAACGAGCACCTGATGGAGCTTCTTATCATAGTAGATGCTTTGAGAAGAGCATCTGTATATCGTGTAAACCTTGTCATGCCCTATTTTGGCTACGCCAGGCAGGACAGAAAAACACGATCGAGGGAACCTATCACATCGAAATTGATAGCAAACCTTCTTGAAAAGGCAGGAGCAGACAGGGTCATTTCTGCCGACCTTCACGCAGGCCAGATACAGGGATTTTTTGATATCCCCGTTGACCACCTTACAGGCGTTCCGCTTCTTGCTTCTTATTTTCACAGGACACTCAAAAAAGAAGTTGATCAGGGGCTGGTAACAGTAGTCTCGCCTGATATCGGAGGAGTTGTTAGGGCAAGAAAATTTGCTGAACAGATAGGCAACGCAGAACTCGCTATTGTTGACAAAAGACGCTCCCACGAAGTGACGAATGTTTGCGAAGTGATGGAGATAATAGGAAACATAGAAGGAAGGACAGCGATCCTTGTCGACGATATAATTGATACTGCCGGTACTATGGTAAAGGCAGCCGAAGCGCTCCGCGAAAGAGGCGCGAAAGAAATTTATGCCTGCGCGACGCACGGAGTCCTTTCCGGCCCTGCAATAGACAGACTGAAGGCTTCTCTCATCAAGGAGGTCGTTGTAACAGATACGATCCCGCTCAAGGAAGAGAAGAAGTTTGACAGACTGACAGTTCTGCCGATCGCACCTCTCTTTGCAGAAGCGCTGAGAAGGATCCATTCTGAACATTCAGTAAGCATCCTTTTCCGCTAG
- the galU gene encoding UTP--glucose-1-phosphate uridylyltransferase yields MTFHHIRKAVFPVAGLGTRFLPVTKDIPKEMMPLIDRPLIHYGVDEAVASGCEEIIFVTGTGKETIFQYFQHSSELEGHLMDIGREDLAEQLKKIPELADFHYTLQEKPLGLGHAVMCAEEFCNDEYFGLLLPDDVMIAEPTVLAQLESVREKYSGSVLSLEEVDKEDTSRYGIVDAEEVEPGVYRVKGLVEKPDPNDAPSNLAIMGRYVLSPSIFKHLKSIKRGRGGEYQLTDAIASMLEEEPVYALLYKGRRLDCGVREGWIKATIIKALQDHDLRKIIIDTIEKELNVKI; encoded by the coding sequence ATGACATTCCATCATATCAGAAAGGCCGTCTTCCCGGTTGCCGGACTTGGGACGAGGTTCCTGCCGGTAACAAAGGACATCCCTAAAGAAATGATGCCTCTTATAGACAGGCCACTAATCCATTATGGAGTAGATGAGGCGGTAGCATCGGGATGCGAAGAAATAATTTTCGTTACAGGTACGGGGAAGGAAACCATTTTTCAGTACTTCCAGCATTCTTCTGAGCTTGAGGGACATCTTATGGACATAGGCAGGGAAGACCTGGCTGAACAGTTGAAAAAGATACCTGAACTTGCCGACTTTCATTACACTCTTCAGGAGAAGCCTCTTGGACTTGGCCATGCTGTTATGTGCGCAGAAGAATTCTGTAATGATGAATACTTTGGGCTTTTGCTGCCTGACGATGTAATGATAGCTGAGCCTACAGTGCTTGCTCAGCTTGAATCAGTGAGAGAAAAATACAGCGGTTCAGTTTTGAGCCTTGAGGAAGTTGATAAAGAAGATACTTCCAGGTATGGGATAGTTGATGCAGAAGAGGTGGAACCGGGAGTTTACAGGGTGAAGGGGCTCGTCGAGAAGCCAGATCCGAATGATGCTCCGTCAAACCTGGCAATAATGGGAAGATATGTACTCTCTCCTTCTATATTCAAGCACCTCAAAAGCATAAAGAGGGGCAGGGGAGGCGAATACCAGCTTACTGACGCTATTGCTTCGATGCTGGAAGAAGAGCCTGTCTATGCGCTTTTGTATAAGGGAAGAAGATTGGACTGCGGTGTAAGGGAGGGCTGGATCAAAGCGACCATTATAAAGGCCCTTCAGGATCATGATCTCAGGAAGATCATCATAGATACTATCGAAAAAGAATTGAATGTGAAGATATGA
- a CDS encoding TIGR00159 family protein yields MPFFDLRWQDIPDIFIVAFIIYRVLLLLVGTRAMQLIRGVMIIGLIGALANILELRSLSWMIGKLLSAFIIVIPILFQPELRHMLEELGKGHLWKVDNNEEMVDIKADNLTKAMLYCKSQRIGALCVLQRNTSLKEVWRTAVSLKADITEELMVSIFWPGTPLHDGAVVIDQNNIIAAGCYLPLTEKTDISRWYGTRHRAALGVTEMSDALAIAVSEERGEITVAVGGRLSKPLSEVQLRSICGHYFSYEGRGSNFMDRLREEIVQQWPGSVPNEE; encoded by the coding sequence TTGCCGTTTTTTGATTTGCGCTGGCAGGATATCCCTGACATTTTTATTGTTGCCTTTATTATATACAGAGTTCTTTTGCTCCTGGTCGGAACTCGTGCCATGCAGCTCATACGAGGTGTAATGATCATAGGACTGATCGGCGCTTTAGCTAACATCCTTGAACTGAGAAGCCTTTCTTGGATGATTGGAAAACTTTTGAGTGCTTTCATTATTGTAATCCCCATCCTGTTCCAGCCTGAACTGAGGCACATGCTTGAAGAACTTGGCAAGGGGCACCTGTGGAAAGTTGACAACAATGAAGAGATGGTAGACATAAAAGCCGATAACCTCACCAAGGCTATGCTTTACTGCAAATCTCAGAGGATAGGAGCTCTTTGTGTACTTCAGAGAAACACAAGTCTTAAAGAGGTATGGAGGACAGCTGTTTCTCTCAAGGCAGACATAACAGAGGAATTGATGGTATCGATCTTCTGGCCTGGCACTCCCCTTCACGACGGTGCGGTAGTCATAGACCAGAATAATATCATAGCAGCTGGATGTTATTTGCCGCTCACAGAAAAGACTGACATTTCAAGATGGTACGGAACCAGGCACAGAGCTGCCCTCGGTGTTACAGAGATGTCTGATGCTCTTGCTATAGCTGTTTCTGAAGAACGAGGAGAAATCACAGTTGCAGTTGGCGGCCGGCTCTCAAAACCATTGAGCGAGGTCCAGCTCAGAAGTATATGCGGCCATTATTTCAGCTATGAAGGCAGAGGTTCCAACTTCATGGACAGGCTGAGAGAAGAGATCGTTCAGCAGTGGCCGGGGAGTGTTCCAAATGAAGAATAA
- a CDS encoding transcriptional repressor, translating into MWTISEGINILRGRGAKITAQRIAILKQLEGRTDHPSADMLYKELAVDYPTMSVATVYSTAQLLADAGLIKILSIDDKRVYFDPTTSTHGHFLCRNCGKLVDLKIDEEGFFKSASTAQNSIAQIDNAEVFLYGLCTDCFSQK; encoded by the coding sequence ATGTGGACAATAAGTGAAGGTATAAACATTTTAAGAGGACGAGGGGCAAAAATTACCGCTCAGAGGATCGCGATATTGAAGCAGCTTGAAGGCAGGACAGATCATCCGTCAGCTGACATGCTCTACAAAGAACTCGCTGTTGATTACCCGACGATGTCTGTTGCTACTGTTTACAGCACAGCTCAGCTTCTTGCGGATGCGGGGCTCATAAAAATACTCAGCATAGACGATAAAAGAGTATATTTTGATCCGACAACATCCACTCACGGTCACTTCCTTTGCAGAAACTGCGGAAAGCTTGTTGACCTCAAAATTGATGAAGAGGGATTCTTCAAGTCAGCCAGCACTGCTCAGAACAGCATTGCTCAGATAGACAACGCGGAAGTATTTCTCTACGGTCTTTGCACAGATTGCTTCAGCCAAAAATAA
- the glmU gene encoding UDP-N-acetylglucosamine diphosphorylase/glucosamine-1-phosphate N-acetyltransferase: MQHEQRRFCVLILAAGKGTRMRSKTPKVLHKIMEEPLLYYPLSELKFAGFNDISVMVGFSGETVEEWTKNEFPEINVLWQREQLGTGHAAKLAQDWWKDFENVVILPGDTPLIRAVTLQKFIDTHIDKNNSCSFLSFDLTDPTGYGRVIRDGMSVRIVEHKDATPDERKCREVNSGMYVFNTGALSAVIDDLNCMNSQKEYYLPDAVALIEKNGGRTDAVKAPDPTEFLGINDPNQLADAAAVMKKRILDKWMGMGVRCNDPVSIWIGPRVSLGEDTEIQPNVQIWGETSIGSACRIGSFTVLQDSVLEDNVEIVGSVRIKKSRVGENSIIGPFVFIRDGAELHQNVHVGRFVEIKKSIVRKGAKVPHLSYVGDADIGEHTNIGAGTITCNYDGEKKNFTKIGNNCFVGSDTMFVAPVTIGNNVVTAAGSVITEDIPEGALGVARARQKNIEGWSSRRKIHKGGN; this comes from the coding sequence ATGCAGCATGAACAGAGACGATTCTGTGTATTGATATTGGCGGCAGGCAAAGGTACACGTATGCGCAGTAAAACGCCCAAAGTCCTTCACAAAATAATGGAAGAACCGCTTCTTTACTACCCCCTTTCTGAGTTAAAGTTTGCAGGTTTCAATGACATATCTGTAATGGTTGGTTTTTCTGGTGAAACAGTCGAGGAATGGACAAAGAATGAGTTTCCCGAAATAAATGTTCTTTGGCAGAGGGAACAGCTTGGCACAGGACATGCAGCAAAGCTTGCGCAGGACTGGTGGAAGGATTTTGAAAACGTAGTCATTCTCCCTGGGGACACTCCTCTGATTAGGGCTGTGACCCTTCAGAAATTTATTGATACGCACATAGATAAAAATAACAGCTGCAGCTTTCTCAGCTTCGACCTCACTGATCCCACAGGTTACGGCAGGGTGATAAGAGACGGCATGTCAGTAAGGATAGTAGAGCACAAGGACGCGACGCCTGACGAACGGAAATGCCGTGAAGTGAACAGCGGGATGTATGTATTCAATACAGGCGCGCTGTCAGCGGTCATAGACGATCTGAATTGCATGAACAGCCAGAAAGAATATTACCTTCCGGATGCTGTAGCTCTTATAGAAAAAAACGGCGGACGGACAGATGCTGTTAAAGCGCCTGATCCTACGGAATTCCTTGGAATAAATGACCCTAACCAGCTGGCTGATGCCGCTGCAGTTATGAAGAAAAGGATACTCGATAAGTGGATGGGAATGGGAGTAAGGTGTAATGATCCGGTTTCTATCTGGATCGGTCCCAGGGTCAGCCTCGGAGAGGACACTGAGATCCAGCCCAACGTCCAGATATGGGGAGAAACATCGATAGGAAGCGCGTGCAGGATAGGAAGTTTTACCGTCCTCCAGGACTCTGTGCTTGAGGATAATGTTGAGATAGTCGGATCAGTAAGGATCAAAAAGAGCAGGGTCGGTGAAAATTCGATAATAGGACCCTTCGTATTTATCCGCGACGGAGCAGAACTTCATCAGAATGTTCACGTCGGAAGATTTGTCGAGATTAAAAAGAGCATTGTGAGGAAGGGTGCAAAGGTTCCTCATTTATCATATGTGGGTGATGCTGATATTGGTGAACATACAAATATTGGAGCAGGTACGATAACCTGTAATTATGACGGAGAAAAAAAGAATTTTACAAAAATTGGCAACAATTGTTTTGTCGGCAGTGATACAATGTTTGTAGCGCCGGTCACTATAGGAAATAATGTCGTTACGGCGGCAGGTTCTGTGATAACAGAGGATATTCCTGAAGGCGCTCTTGGTGTTGCAAGAGCAAGACAGAAAAATATAGAGGGCTGGAGTTCCCGCAGAAAGATCCATAAGGGAGGAAATTGA
- a CDS encoding 50S ribosomal protein L25, translated as MAAKKQQQKIEFTIREKTGTGVCRKIRAKNLIPVILYGPEYKQGLAGTVSARAIAPIANSEARETTVIELGMSDGKECMALIRDVQRHLLTQNIRHIDFYQVLKGHKIKVEIPIRVINKELAPGIKEGGLLNQITRSLSVEIKPRDIPEDIVVDIAELMIGGEIFIKDLTLPEDCDLLTAEDTLVLHISQPRAVSETEGDLLEEGSAEVEVVAKGKAKEGDEE; from the coding sequence ATGGCAGCAAAAAAACAGCAGCAGAAAATTGAATTTACAATAAGAGAGAAGACGGGAACCGGCGTCTGCAGGAAGATCCGCGCAAAGAACCTTATACCTGTTATCCTTTACGGACCTGAATATAAGCAGGGACTTGCCGGAACTGTATCTGCAAGAGCTATCGCTCCTATCGCGAACAGCGAAGCAAGAGAGACGACAGTTATCGAACTCGGTATGTCTGACGGCAAAGAATGCATGGCGCTAATCAGGGACGTACAGCGCCACCTTCTTACCCAGAACATACGTCACATCGACTTTTATCAGGTACTTAAAGGACACAAGATAAAAGTCGAGATACCGATCAGGGTGATCAACAAGGAACTGGCACCCGGAATAAAAGAGGGCGGACTTCTTAACCAGATCACAAGGTCACTTTCTGTTGAGATCAAGCCTCGCGACATCCCTGAGGATATTGTTGTAGACATTGCCGAACTCATGATCGGAGGAGAGATCTTCATTAAGGATCTCACCCTGCCTGAGGATTGCGATCTTCTGACCGCCGAAGACACGCTGGTACTTCATATTAGTCAGCCAAGAGCAGTTTCTGAGACAGAAGGAGACCTCCTTGAAGAGGGATCAGCAGAGGTTGAAGTAGTGGCGAAAGGCAAGGCTAAAGAAGGGGACGAGGAATAA
- a CDS encoding endonuclease, giving the protein MALIGAHISTAGGLHKAYQRADAIGCESMQIFTRNQRQWLNRPLSFQEIEDFYIASKQSSVKKVVSHASYLINLAGTDATRERSEEALISELERCNNLSIGDVVLHPGFAVNGTREEALKQVSASLRKVLNLTCEMKVRILLETMAGQGSVLGGDVAQFSGLLDLLEDDPRIGFCVDICHVFAAGYEIRTYESYNRLVGILQKNVGLERIHCWHLSDSKMEKGSKKDRHQHLGEGTIGLAPFSMLVNDIRFEDVPAVLETPKEGMGDEGNLALLRKLRGE; this is encoded by the coding sequence GTGGCTCTTATAGGAGCTCACATATCAACTGCGGGAGGCCTTCACAAAGCATATCAGAGAGCTGACGCAATTGGCTGTGAGTCAATGCAGATATTCACGAGGAACCAGCGTCAATGGCTAAACAGACCGCTCTCATTTCAGGAGATCGAGGATTTTTACATAGCATCTAAACAAAGCTCAGTCAAAAAAGTGGTGTCTCATGCTTCTTACCTGATAAACCTTGCAGGTACAGACGCTACACGAGAAAGAAGTGAAGAAGCGCTGATCAGTGAGCTGGAAAGGTGTAATAACCTAAGTATCGGCGATGTTGTCCTCCATCCCGGATTTGCGGTCAATGGGACCCGGGAAGAGGCTTTGAAGCAGGTATCTGCATCTCTCCGGAAAGTGCTCAATCTTACCTGTGAGATGAAAGTAAGGATCTTGCTTGAGACCATGGCCGGACAGGGTTCAGTGCTTGGCGGTGACGTGGCTCAGTTTTCCGGCCTTCTTGATCTTTTGGAAGATGATCCCAGGATAGGTTTTTGTGTGGATATTTGCCACGTTTTTGCAGCAGGTTATGAGATAAGGACTTACGAATCATATAACAGGCTGGTAGGAATACTCCAAAAGAATGTTGGCCTGGAAAGGATACATTGTTGGCATCTTAGTGACAGCAAGATGGAAAAAGGAAGCAAAAAAGACAGGCACCAGCACCTGGGAGAAGGAACTATAGGGCTTGCCCCCTTTTCAATGCTGGTAAACGATATAAGGTTTGAAGATGTTCCGGCAGTACTTGAAACGCCCAAAGAGGGAATGGGTGATGAGGGGAATCTTGCGCTGCTCAGAAAACTCAGGGGAGAGTAA
- a CDS encoding aminoacyl-tRNA hydrolase: MKLIVGLGNPGVEYAWTRHNAGWLMIDTFVSRLGLSEPQAKFKGAFWGPILHNGERISLLKPYTYMNLSGLSVAEAVRYQNIEPSEVLVIYDDAALPFGRVRIREKGSAGGQKGMMSILGALKTLEVPRLRIGVGEPQGPINMADWVLGRIPPGQKELWCKLEDVAWEALNIWLKYDIQKAMGSINGLKLNDQEKA; this comes from the coding sequence ATGAAATTAATAGTAGGGCTCGGTAACCCGGGCGTTGAGTATGCCTGGACCAGACATAATGCCGGCTGGCTTATGATAGACACTTTTGTTTCAAGACTTGGGCTTTCAGAGCCCCAGGCAAAATTCAAAGGAGCCTTTTGGGGGCCAATTCTTCATAACGGAGAAAGGATCTCACTCCTTAAACCTTACACTTACATGAACCTCAGCGGTTTATCTGTGGCAGAAGCTGTACGCTATCAGAATATTGAGCCGTCTGAGGTCCTTGTTATTTATGATGACGCCGCCCTTCCATTTGGAAGGGTAAGGATAAGGGAAAAAGGTTCTGCAGGTGGGCAGAAAGGTATGATGTCCATTTTGGGAGCCCTCAAAACTTTGGAGGTTCCAAGGCTTAGGATCGGGGTCGGTGAACCGCAGGGGCCGATCAATATGGCTGATTGGGTACTTGGAAGGATCCCTCCCGGACAGAAAGAACTCTGGTGCAAACTTGAGGATGTTGCATGGGAAGCCTTAAATATTTGGCTGAAATATGATATCCAAAAAGCTATGGGCTCTATTAACGGACTCAAGCTTAATGATCAGGAAAAAGCGTGA